In one window of Bemisia tabaci chromosome 4, PGI_BMITA_v3 DNA:
- the LOC109038076 gene encoding uncharacterized protein, protein MEKERDEKYREELATAKIAIQNQFRERLDISADVVKQGYGTTNDGNCARKFFENPTITSGMTGVSEEIIGRFKIILRVLASSLEIDVMKYKVYTKETAEILVKSYKWCSMTPKMHKLLIHGSEIS, encoded by the exons atggAAAAAGAAAGAGATGAAAAGTACAGAGAAGAACTGGCAACAGCGAAGATTGCAATCCAGAATCAATTCCGGGAGCGACTGGACATCTCAGCTGATGTTGTGAAACAAGGATACGGGACAACAAATGATGGAAATTGTgccagaaaattttttgaaaacccaACAATTACATCTGGAATGACAGGTGTAAGCGAAGAGATCATAGGCAGATTTAAGATAATTTTACGG gtcTTAGCTAGCAGTTTGGAAATAGATGTGATGAAATATAAAGTTTACACAAAGGAAACAGCggaaattctggttaaatctTATAAATGGTGCAGTATGACTCCCAAGATGCACAAACTTCTGATTCACGGATCAGAAATAAGCTAG